Sequence from the Actinomyces slackii genome:
CCGCAACCTGGCCCAGATGCGGGCGGCGATGGAGGCCGACGGCGCATCCCCCGGCGTGTAGCCGCCTGTGCAACCACCGGGGCGGTCGGCCAGCGGGGAGAACGCGCTCGCCCCCTCCGGCGGCCTGGCGGCGGCCGGAGGGGGCGAGGCCCGACTGGCACTCCTTACAGGTAGGAGGCGCGCAGCTCCTCGGGGGAGATGGCGGACAGGTCGGCCAGGGTGACGTCGAAGACGGTGCGCGCCCCGGTCTGGCCGCGCGCGGCCATCCTGACCGCGGCCCGCCCCATGGCCACGAGGACGGAGCCGGTGAACTCCGGGTTGGAGCCGAGCTCGAGCTCGAAGCCGATCCGCTCAGCCACGCCCGGGGAGGTCTCGCCACGGCGGATGACGGTGCCGCCGTGCGGGATGCCGCTGTGCTTGGCGGCCAGCTCCTCGGCGGTGATGAAGGTGACGGAGGTGTCGTAGTCGGAGAAGTAGTTCGGCATCTCCACGATCTCCTTCTCGATGCGGGCCAGGTCGGCCCCGTCGGCGGCCACGACGTAGCAGTCGCGCCGGTGCATCGAGCGGGTGGTCAGCTCGACGTCGTCGCCGGCCTTGACGGCGTCGACGGTCTCCTGGATCGGGAGGGTGTACTGGCGGGCGTCGAGCACGCCGTCGATCCGGCGCAGGGCGTCGGAGTGACCCTGGGAGACGCCGGGGCCCCAGAAGGTGGTGGTGGTGCCCTCGGGCAGGACGGCCTCGCCCAGGACCCGGAGCATGGAGAACAGTCCGGGGTCCCAGCCGGTGGAGATCACGGCGAGGTGGCCGGCGGCCTTGGCCGCGGCGTCGACGGATGCGTAGTAGGCGGGGATCTCTGCGTGGGTGTCGTAGGAGTCGACGGTGGTGAAGTGGGCGGCGGCGGCCGGGCCCTGCTCGGCCAGGTCGGTGGCTGATCCGCCGCAGTTGAGGCAGACGTCGACCTTCTCCGCCCAGGCGGGCATGTCGTCGATGTGGGCGACGGGGGCGCCCTGGGTGGTGATGGAGCCGGGGTCGCGCCTGGTGAAGACGACGACGAGCTCCATGTCATCGTTCTTGGTGATGGCCTGCTCAACGCCCCGTCCGAGGTTTCCGTAGCCGTTAATGGCAACCCTGATCATATGTCCTCCTGCGGTAGGTGGTTGCGCGTCCAGTCTTCCACCGGCGCAGAAGGACCGCTGAACCTGTCTCACGCGCTGGTCGCAGGTGATTTTGATAAGTTTATCGTCGTCGGGAGGCCTTGATAAGCTTATCGCCATGCGGACGCCTGTGGACTCCCCCTTCAGCCCGGGATCGGACACGGTCCCCCACGTGTGGGCGGGGCGCGCGCCGCAGCTCAGCGACTGGCGAGATGTGCTCCGGCCGCGCCGCGTCGCCGGGATCCCCGAGCGGGCCCGCACCATCCTCGGGGAGGCGGGCACCGGCAAGTCCTCCCTCGTGCGGCGCATCGCCAGCCAGGCCTCGGCCGCCGGCGACTGGGTGACGCCCCAGCTGCGCATCCCCTCGGGGACGGATCCGATCAAGCGGGTGGCCTCGGCGCTGCTGGAGCTGGCGGACACCGCGGGCCTGGCCACCGCCAGGGAGAGGCGCATCGCCGACCTCCTGGGCCGGGTCAGCGAGGTGGCCGCCTCGGGCGTCTCCCTCTCGCTGCACGCGGCCCAGGGGCCCGAGCCCTACACCGCCCTGACCGATCTGCTCGTGGAGATCGGCCGGGCGGCGATCGAGCACGGCGAGGTCATGGTGATCCTCCATATCGACGAGGTGCAGAACATCGGGGATCGCGGTGCCCTCTCCCAGCTGCTGATCGCCCTGGGGGACGCGCTCACGCATGAGCTGACTGTGGAGGCCCCCGGTGGCATGGCCTTTGAGCGGGCCCTGCCGATCGCCGTCTACCTCACGGGCCTTCCGGAGTTCGCCGAGATGGCCGGCGCCCGGGCGGGGGCGACCTTCGCGCGCCGGTTCCAGACCTCGGTCCTGGAGCCCATCGACGACGACGCGCTGATGACGGCGCTCCAGCCCTTCGTCGCCGAGGGGTGGGAGGTGGCCGAGGGCGGCGAGATCCGGCGCGTGTTCATGGAGCCCGCGGCGCAGCGCGCGATCGTCGACGCCGCCTGCGGTGAGCCCTTCCTCTTCCAGCTGGCCGGCGAGCGCGCCTGGTACGCCGGCCAGGGCAGCCTCATCACGGCCGAGGACGTCGCCCGGGGGTGGAGAGATGCCGCGCCGGAGGCCGAGGCCCATGTCCTGCGCGTCCTCGACCGGCTCCCACCGCGGGAGCGTCAGTTCGTGGAGACCATGGCCGAGCTCGCTCCCCAGGAGCGGACACTGACGACCATCGCCCAGAAGATGGGGTATGCGCGCTCCACCGAGGCCGGGCCGACGTCGCGCCGCCTGGATGTCTCGCGGGGAATCATTCAGCGCGGCAGGCCCTACCGCTTCCGGCATCGGGCCATCGAGGCCTACCTCACCACCGACTGGCCGGGCTGAGGGGTCGCAGACGTGCGTTTGCGTCGATGACGAGGGTTTGCCTCATTCACCCCCGCGCAAAGGTCAGTGCGATGACGCGAACCCTCGTCGCCTACGCCGACCGGCGTCGCCGGAGCGAACCATCGAAGGTTATTCAGGGGTTGGTGTAGGTGTATAGGGCGAGTGTGGCGGTGATGGTTTCTTTGAAGGTGTGCAGTGGGCGTCGGTAGTCGTGCGCCAGGATCTTCCAGGCTTTGATGTGTGCGATGGTTCTCTCGACGACGTATCGGATCTTGTTGAGGGCTTTGTTCGCCTGTCTCTGGCCCTCGGTGAGGTCCCCGTGGGGTGGTTTGCGGTACGGGGTGGTGACTCCGGTTCCGATGTAGCCCTTGTCGCCGATGCAGTCGCTGGGGGTGATGCGCTCAAGCAGCCCGCTGGTGGTGATGGCCCGGGAGTCGTGGATGCTTCCGTCCTGCGGGTCTGAGGCCCACACCAGTTGCCCGGTGGGGCTGACCAGGACCTGCAGGTTCATGCCGGTGCGCTTGTGCTTGCCCGAGAACAG
This genomic interval carries:
- a CDS encoding AAA family ATPase — its product is MRTPVDSPFSPGSDTVPHVWAGRAPQLSDWRDVLRPRRVAGIPERARTILGEAGTGKSSLVRRIASQASAAGDWVTPQLRIPSGTDPIKRVASALLELADTAGLATARERRIADLLGRVSEVAASGVSLSLHAAQGPEPYTALTDLLVEIGRAAIEHGEVMVILHIDEVQNIGDRGALSQLLIALGDALTHELTVEAPGGMAFERALPIAVYLTGLPEFAEMAGARAGATFARRFQTSVLEPIDDDALMTALQPFVAEGWEVAEGGEIRRVFMEPAAQRAIVDAACGEPFLFQLAGERAWYAGQGSLITAEDVARGWRDAAPEAEAHVLRVLDRLPPRERQFVETMAELAPQERTLTTIAQKMGYARSTEAGPTSRRLDVSRGIIQRGRPYRFRHRAIEAYLTTDWPG
- a CDS encoding transposase family protein, with the translated sequence MSKLVELIVSDDEIALAPRILSPLQAVRATLMYLRTNTSQAGIAEVLGVSQPTISRTIAVLTRIIARMLGPALATVEQIPRRGAYIVDGTLLPCWSWKDRPDLFSGKHKRTGMNLQVLVSPTGQLVWASDPQDGSIHDSRAITTSGLLERITPSDCIGDKGYIGTGVTTPYRKPPHGDLTEGQRQANKALNKIRYVVERTIAHIKAWKILAHDYRRPLHTFKETITATLALYTYTNP
- a CDS encoding diaminopimelate dehydrogenase; the encoded protein is MIRVAINGYGNLGRGVEQAITKNDDMELVVVFTRRDPGSITTQGAPVAHIDDMPAWAEKVDVCLNCGGSATDLAEQGPAAAAHFTTVDSYDTHAEIPAYYASVDAAAKAAGHLAVISTGWDPGLFSMLRVLGEAVLPEGTTTTFWGPGVSQGHSDALRRIDGVLDARQYTLPIQETVDAVKAGDDVELTTRSMHRRDCYVVAADGADLARIEKEIVEMPNYFSDYDTSVTFITAEELAAKHSGIPHGGTVIRRGETSPGVAERIGFELELGSNPEFTGSVLVAMGRAAVRMAARGQTGARTVFDVTLADLSAISPEELRASYL